A single genomic interval of Syntrophobotulus glycolicus DSM 8271 harbors:
- the ytvI gene encoding sporulation integral membrane protein YtvI — protein MTSYTEYAKKVLVVVGTLVLTLLVPYLIFTTFPHFVPFILAYFTATALDPLTCQLGRRLKIPLVPAVVITNLTFLGCLAFLFFFLASRIYLQSLDLFSYIQDHLPQIQAWFGLLSKDISSLLELLPPGLSLQLTNGLNNLLSEITNPNLFAALGLYTYGLSTAIPNFFFLAIIYFVSVFLFQLKLTEIHSRFYSFFKESSKKKVLFIFSDLRQATLGFLKAQLILSTLTYILSFAGLTLLGVKYAYVIAFFITLVDVLPILGTGSFFVPWAFVTLLLGNTFLAAGLLVVFIIILVIRRALEPKILGESIGLSALATLMSIWLGFKIIGVVGIFLFPLALILLKALAKVGIINLNFKV, from the coding sequence ATGACCAGTTATACAGAATACGCCAAAAAAGTCCTGGTGGTCGTCGGGACCCTTGTTCTGACCCTGCTCGTTCCTTACCTCATCTTTACGACCTTTCCCCATTTTGTACCCTTTATCCTGGCCTATTTTACGGCCACCGCCCTTGACCCCCTGACCTGTCAGCTCGGCAGGCGGTTAAAAATTCCCCTCGTTCCCGCGGTCGTCATCACCAATCTCACTTTTCTCGGATGCCTGGCCTTTCTTTTTTTCTTTCTTGCCAGCCGGATCTATTTGCAGTCCCTGGACCTGTTCTCCTATATCCAGGACCATCTTCCCCAGATTCAGGCCTGGTTCGGCCTGCTCAGCAAAGATATCTCCAGCCTGCTTGAGCTTTTGCCGCCCGGCCTGTCCCTCCAGCTCACCAACGGCTTGAATAATCTGCTCAGCGAGATCACCAACCCGAACCTTTTTGCGGCCCTCGGCCTGTATACCTACGGCCTGTCCACAGCAATTCCCAATTTCTTTTTCCTCGCCATCATCTATTTTGTCTCCGTTTTTCTTTTCCAGCTGAAATTAACGGAAATCCACAGCCGGTTTTACAGCTTTTTCAAGGAATCCTCCAAAAAAAAGGTGCTCTTCATCTTCAGCGACCTGCGTCAGGCCACTTTGGGCTTTTTGAAAGCCCAGCTGATTTTGAGCACCTTAACTTACATTCTTTCTTTCGCCGGCTTAACCCTGCTCGGAGTGAAATATGCCTATGTGATTGCCTTTTTCATCACTCTGGTCGATGTTCTGCCTATCCTTGGCACAGGCTCGTTTTTTGTTCCCTGGGCTTTTGTTACGCTCCTTTTGGGCAACACCTTCCTGGCCGCTGGACTGCTGGTCGTGTTTATCATCATTCTGGTCATCAGAAGGGCTCTGGAGCCGAAAATCCTCGGTGAAAGCATCGGCCTGAGCGCCCTGGCCACGCTGATGAGCATCTGGCTGGGGTTCAAAATCATCGGGGTCGTCGGCATCTTCCTGTTCCCTCTGGCCCTGATCCTGTTAAAGGCCCTGGCCAAAGTGGGGATCATCAACCTGAACTTCAAGGTGTAA
- a CDS encoding TetR/AcrR family transcriptional regulator has protein sequence MGREERKIQILKAAVRVFFQQGFERARIEEIAGAAGIGKGTVYEYFPSKQQLFDETMLFAANIFIQEMKESMDGAETIKDKIIAFARYQTSFIHKHSPVLKILCSSQVKAREMGAAILQQNARLTQLWREVLQKAKAEKELKEGLNEELAAAVIIGTINQYCNKSVIFQQENPETILYEEVADMIFHGINGTSR, from the coding sequence ATGGGCAGGGAGGAACGCAAAATTCAGATTCTTAAAGCGGCGGTCAGGGTATTTTTTCAGCAGGGCTTTGAACGGGCCCGGATCGAGGAGATCGCCGGGGCCGCAGGGATCGGTAAGGGAACGGTCTATGAATATTTTCCAAGCAAGCAGCAGCTTTTTGATGAAACGATGTTATTTGCCGCGAATATTTTTATTCAAGAGATGAAGGAAAGTATGGACGGCGCAGAGACCATCAAAGACAAGATCATCGCTTTTGCCCGGTATCAGACTTCCTTCATTCATAAGCATTCGCCGGTGCTGAAGATCCTGTGCTCCTCCCAGGTGAAGGCCAGGGAAATGGGGGCGGCGATCCTCCAGCAGAACGCCAGGCTTACACAGCTCTGGCGGGAGGTTTTGCAAAAAGCCAAGGCTGAAAAGGAACTGAAGGAAGGCCTGAATGAAGAGCTGGCGGCAGCGGTCATTATCGGGACAATCAATCAATATTGCAACAAGAGCGTGATTTTCCAGCAGGAAAATCCGGAGACGATTTTATATGAGGAAGTCGCCGATATGATTTTTCACGGCATCAATGGAACGAGCAGGTAG
- a CDS encoding efflux RND transporter permease subunit: protein MRISESSVKRPVTVLMCVLIVIILGIVSYTRIPLDLLPDMDIPVAVVSTSYQGVGPQEVEKLVTKPLEQAVGTVQNLKTISSSSSEGSSLIIVQFNYGVDMNNAALDLREKVDLVKGALPDDVSSPMVFKFDPTSMPILTLSLSSEGKSLSELQKLAEDTVKPRLERAEGVASVDVRGGTEDIVEIRTKAEKMQGYGISLDTLAGILKAENLNLPGGDVQKGSQKLTVKTTGEFSSVDDIKQLLVPLGNGANIQLMDIADVELKPDEQTTISKANGKPSINISLMKQSGSNTVKVSEAAQAEIAGLEKELDGVNITLVNDSADYVKKSLNQVFHEGMVGGLLAVLILYLFLRNVRTTLIIATSIPISIIATFSILYFSDITLNMMTLGGLALGMGRLVDDSVVVLENIYRFRQNGYSRTEAAVKGSSEVIVAVMASTLTTLAVFLPIVFVQGLTSTLFKQFALTVSFSLAASLVVAVTLVPMLAAKLLKINHQDKAPDGEDFDVESMAKAEGGMRPPEEKPARYFLRIRGLFNKAYAKFDQGYESLLSVYKDILAWSLTHRVKVVLFTTVFFFLCMSSLAFVGSEFMPQSDEGYVQVTVTLPDGSKVENTAAFMNELEGKMENVQGIDTVFIEAGSAGESGLVAAKGNTGTMNVKLVPLAQRRGVQEITDEIRRLIQDTPGAELKVAPLQSMSMGDAGEPISIILKGEELETLKEVADDVVGIVKGVPGTREVKSSYEDGIPEVEISVNRQAASQYGLTAGQIASTVRASLAGTTATSYKYDGTEIDVVIRGDENFKQNIQALEQIPINNTAGNTVSLNQVADISIKRGPVSIARQDQVRTVTVSSQLSGRDVGSVSTDIQKALDTYQMPDRYTYEMTGQQKEMMDAFGDLGLALILAVLLVYMVMASQFESLLYPFVIMFSMPIGFAGGILGLFLTGKSLSVNSIIGLIMLAGIVVSNAIVLVDYINTRRKVYHEDRNTAIIKAGPIRLRPILMTALATILAMLPMALGVGEGAELQAPLAIVVVFGLTLSTVVTLVLIPVMYTLFDDFSNKVKGMFFSGKGGDKTGDSEKPAVAIDPGNPVQG, encoded by the coding sequence GTGAGAATATCTGAATCCTCGGTCAAAAGACCGGTTACGGTATTAATGTGTGTCCTCATTGTGATTATTTTGGGGATAGTTTCCTATACCCGTATTCCTCTTGATTTGCTGCCGGATATGGATATTCCGGTGGCGGTCGTCAGCACCTCTTACCAGGGGGTCGGTCCTCAGGAAGTGGAAAAGCTTGTGACCAAGCCGCTGGAACAGGCCGTGGGCACCGTACAGAACTTAAAAACCATTTCCTCCTCCTCTTCTGAGGGCAGCTCGCTCATTATTGTCCAATTCAATTACGGAGTGGATATGAATAACGCCGCCCTCGATCTGAGGGAAAAGGTGGATCTGGTCAAAGGGGCACTGCCGGATGATGTCAGCAGTCCCATGGTTTTTAAATTCGATCCGACGTCTATGCCGATCCTGACCCTGTCTTTGTCCTCAGAGGGGAAAAGCCTCTCCGAGCTGCAGAAGCTGGCGGAGGATACGGTGAAGCCCAGGCTGGAGAGGGCGGAAGGTGTAGCCTCGGTCGATGTCAGGGGCGGGACCGAGGATATCGTGGAGATCCGCACCAAAGCCGAAAAAATGCAGGGTTACGGGATCAGCCTGGATACCCTGGCCGGGATACTGAAGGCGGAAAACCTCAACCTGCCGGGCGGAGATGTCCAAAAAGGGTCCCAAAAGCTTACGGTAAAAACCACCGGAGAGTTTTCGTCGGTGGACGATATTAAACAGCTCCTGGTTCCGCTGGGGAACGGGGCCAATATCCAGCTGATGGACATTGCGGATGTGGAGCTGAAGCCGGATGAGCAGACGACGATTTCCAAGGCCAATGGCAAGCCGAGTATCAATATTTCCCTGATGAAGCAATCCGGTTCCAATACGGTCAAGGTTTCGGAAGCGGCCCAGGCGGAAATCGCCGGTCTGGAAAAAGAGCTTGACGGTGTAAATATCACCTTAGTCAATGACTCTGCCGATTATGTCAAGAAGAGCCTCAACCAGGTATTTCATGAAGGCATGGTCGGCGGGCTGCTGGCGGTCCTGATTTTGTACCTGTTTCTGCGCAATGTCCGCACAACCTTGATTATTGCCACCTCTATCCCGATTTCCATTATCGCGACCTTCAGCATCCTCTATTTCTCGGATATTACCCTGAATATGATGACTCTGGGGGGGCTTGCCCTGGGAATGGGCAGGCTGGTCGATGATTCGGTCGTTGTGCTGGAGAATATTTACCGTTTCCGTCAGAACGGGTACTCAAGAACCGAGGCCGCGGTCAAGGGCTCCTCGGAGGTGATCGTGGCGGTGATGGCTTCCACACTCACCACTCTGGCGGTTTTTCTGCCAATTGTTTTCGTGCAGGGCCTGACGTCAACCTTATTCAAACAATTTGCCCTGACCGTCAGCTTTTCGCTGGCCGCGTCTCTGGTGGTGGCCGTCACGTTGGTGCCGATGCTGGCCGCTAAACTGCTGAAGATCAATCATCAGGACAAGGCCCCGGATGGGGAGGATTTTGATGTGGAATCCATGGCCAAAGCCGAGGGCGGCATGCGTCCGCCTGAGGAAAAGCCCGCCAGGTATTTTCTGAGAATCCGGGGCTTGTTCAATAAAGCTTACGCCAAATTTGACCAGGGCTACGAGAGTCTCCTCAGTGTTTATAAAGATATCCTGGCCTGGTCTTTGACCCACAGAGTCAAGGTGGTTTTGTTTACAACCGTGTTTTTCTTTCTCTGTATGTCTTCCCTGGCTTTTGTCGGGTCGGAGTTTATGCCCCAGTCTGATGAGGGCTATGTCCAGGTGACGGTAACTTTGCCTGATGGCTCAAAGGTGGAGAATACGGCGGCTTTCATGAATGAGCTTGAGGGGAAAATGGAAAATGTGCAGGGAATCGACACGGTATTTATCGAAGCCGGTTCTGCCGGTGAAAGCGGCCTGGTCGCGGCCAAGGGCAATACCGGCACCATGAACGTCAAGCTGGTGCCTCTGGCTCAGCGCCGCGGTGTTCAGGAGATCACCGATGAGATCAGGAGACTGATTCAGGATACTCCGGGGGCCGAGCTTAAGGTTGCTCCTTTGCAGAGCATGTCCATGGGGGATGCCGGGGAGCCGATCAGCATTATCCTCAAAGGTGAGGAGCTGGAGACCCTGAAGGAGGTCGCGGATGATGTTGTGGGGATTGTTAAAGGGGTCCCCGGCACCCGTGAAGTCAAATCCAGCTATGAGGACGGAATCCCGGAGGTTGAGATCAGTGTCAACCGCCAGGCCGCTTCCCAGTACGGGTTGACGGCGGGACAGATCGCTTCGACGGTCAGGGCTTCTCTGGCCGGAACAACGGCGACCAGCTACAAATATGACGGAACGGAAATCGATGTGGTTATCCGGGGCGATGAGAATTTCAAGCAAAATATTCAGGCCCTGGAGCAAATCCCGATTAACAATACGGCGGGAAATACGGTTTCCCTGAACCAGGTCGCCGATATCTCAATCAAGAGAGGGCCGGTTTCCATTGCCCGCCAGGACCAGGTGCGCACAGTTACGGTCAGCAGCCAGCTCAGCGGCAGGGATGTCGGGAGCGTGTCCACGGATATTCAAAAAGCTTTGGATACTTACCAGATGCCGGACAGGTACACCTATGAGATGACCGGTCAGCAGAAAGAGATGATGGATGCCTTTGGCGATCTGGGCCTGGCCTTGATCCTGGCCGTTCTCCTGGTTTATATGGTGATGGCCTCGCAGTTTGAGTCCCTGCTCTATCCGTTTGTGATCATGTTTTCGATGCCGATTGGCTTTGCCGGAGGGATTCTGGGTTTGTTTCTCACCGGCAAGTCGTTAAGCGTAAACTCTATTATTGGTTTGATTATGCTGGCGGGGATCGTCGTCTCCAATGCCATTGTCCTGGTAGACTATATCAATACCCGGCGCAAGGTCTATCATGAAGACCGCAATACGGCCATTATCAAGGCCGGGCCCATCCGTTTGCGGCCTATTCTGATGACGGCGCTGGCGACCATTCTCGCTATGCTGCCGATGGCGCTGGGGGTTGGCGAAGGAGCGGAGCTGCAGGCCCCCCTGGCAATCGTCGTTGTTTTCGGGTTAACCTTATCCACAGTTGTGACCCTGGTGCTGATTCCTGTGATGTATACCCTCTTTGACGATTTCAGCAACAAGGTGAAGGGGATGTTCTTTTCCGGCAAGGGCGGGGACAAAACAGGGGACAGCGAAAAACCGGCAGTAGCAATTGATCCCGGAAACCCTGTTCAGGGGTAG
- a CDS encoding efflux RND transporter periplasmic adaptor subunit, with translation MDKKKKRIIIAAVVIILLALIGLKVVKAMGDKAAKLAEEQNRQTYTPVEVLTVKAQDIASNVLLSGKVQADKEAPVLAKTPGKVTAVYGKVGDYVRKDQVLFSLDKTDVTRAYNQAAATLQMAEANYRTSMDNYENSRKNVERMKELYAAGAISKVELDQAELAASDAVKAAIESQLAQAKAGYDTVEQTMSDMDVKAPIDGILTSFDVSIGTMATSAAPSASVVDLNRVYVEVSISEKEINQIKNGQEAEVSIPSASLKTGGKIEELSVAADARGKYSLKVYLSNGERKIKPGMFANVTLSVASKSNVLVIPTDAVVFHEEKNVVYLVKDNLVTEKEVAVGLENGTQSEIVSGLAAGDVIVVKGQSLISDGAEIKVVTKDGQAVEGNAAGTAEPGKAGGGAQQ, from the coding sequence ATGGACAAGAAAAAGAAACGGATCATTATCGCTGCGGTAGTGATCATCTTGCTTGCCCTTATCGGCCTGAAGGTGGTCAAGGCCATGGGGGATAAAGCGGCGAAACTGGCTGAGGAGCAAAACAGACAGACCTATACTCCTGTCGAGGTCCTGACGGTCAAAGCTCAGGATATTGCTTCCAATGTTCTCTTAAGCGGCAAGGTTCAGGCCGATAAGGAAGCGCCGGTTTTGGCCAAAACTCCCGGTAAGGTGACCGCGGTCTACGGCAAAGTCGGGGACTATGTCAGAAAGGACCAGGTGCTGTTCAGTCTGGATAAAACGGATGTCACGCGTGCCTACAACCAGGCTGCGGCCACGCTTCAGATGGCTGAGGCCAATTACCGGACCAGTATGGATAATTATGAAAACAGCAGGAAAAATGTAGAGCGGATGAAGGAATTATATGCGGCCGGGGCCATCAGCAAGGTGGAGCTGGATCAGGCGGAATTAGCGGCGTCGGACGCGGTAAAAGCCGCCATTGAGAGCCAGCTGGCTCAGGCCAAGGCAGGGTATGATACCGTAGAGCAGACGATGTCCGATATGGATGTCAAGGCCCCGATTGACGGGATTTTGACCTCTTTCGATGTCAGTATCGGCACGATGGCGACGAGTGCCGCTCCTTCGGCTTCCGTGGTTGACCTGAACAGGGTCTATGTCGAGGTCAGTATCAGTGAAAAAGAGATCAATCAGATTAAGAACGGGCAGGAAGCAGAGGTCTCGATCCCGTCCGCGTCCCTGAAAACCGGGGGCAAGATTGAGGAGCTCAGCGTGGCCGCGGATGCCCGGGGAAAATACAGCCTGAAGGTTTATCTTAGTAACGGGGAAAGAAAGATCAAACCGGGGATGTTTGCCAATGTGACCCTGAGTGTGGCCTCCAAAAGCAATGTCCTGGTCATTCCTACCGATGCCGTGGTCTTCCACGAGGAAAAGAATGTGGTTTATCTGGTCAAGGATAACCTTGTCACGGAGAAGGAGGTCGCCGTGGGGCTGGAAAACGGCACGCAATCCGAGATCGTCAGCGGCTTGGCTGCCGGTGATGTGATTGTGGTCAAAGGCCAGAGCTTGATCAGTGACGGAGCGGAGATCAAGGTGGTGACCAAAGACGGGCAGGCGGTGGAAGGGAATGCTGCCGGCACGGCAGAACCCGGTAAAGCGGGAGGAGGAGCTCAGCAGTGA
- a CDS encoding CD1375 family protein — protein sequence MAAVKNYMIPVYAALIKREKRDIESLPEEYIVPVAEYLAAEVEGA from the coding sequence ATGGCAGCAGTCAAGAATTACATGATTCCCGTATACGCTGCACTCATTAAGAGGGAGAAAAGGGACATCGAGTCCCTCCCTGAAGAGTACATCGTCCCGGTGGCTGAGTATCTGGCGGCTGAAGTGGAAGGCGCATAG
- a CDS encoding reverse transcriptase/maturase family protein: MNNVITAKPLHERDAIMTNTTKSPLFDAVVDYDNIAKGYRETQRGARKFQKEAVIFDMCRERNLVHLWRDLKDEEYEVGKYIRFKVFEPKERNISAPHIRDKTVQFAVHSVLKEVYKPVFIKGSFACQEDKGNHRAVEHLQHNMRLCKWKHGGGWILKIDVKKFFYSIDRDILKRILQKKIKDEKLLRLLNKIIDSSPEGEKGIPLGNVTSQDMANIYLDKLDQYCVRFLKVKYYTRYMDDVCIVTPTKEQAQEYLKKIKTFLEERLGLETNQKTKIFPLEQGVNAYGFKIWTTHRLLRDKSKQAMKRRIKRMDEKQKAGEMTKKEVVQAVSSWLGYARWSCSFNLCKKIFAPYPYIKVEGEIYFGRISRNNQSRRPVQERSNPTSPH, translated from the coding sequence ATGAACAATGTCATAACTGCCAAGCCGCTTCATGAAAGGGATGCCATTATGACGAACACTACTAAAAGCCCGCTGTTTGACGCAGTTGTTGACTACGACAACATAGCGAAAGGATACCGTGAGACACAACGAGGAGCGCGGAAATTCCAAAAGGAAGCCGTCATCTTCGATATGTGCAGGGAGAGGAATCTCGTCCACTTGTGGCGAGACCTCAAGGATGAAGAATATGAGGTCGGGAAGTACATTCGATTCAAGGTTTTCGAGCCGAAAGAGAGAAATATCTCCGCTCCTCATATTCGGGACAAGACCGTGCAATTCGCGGTTCACAGCGTTCTCAAGGAAGTCTATAAGCCGGTATTTATCAAAGGCTCGTTTGCTTGCCAAGAGGACAAAGGGAATCACAGGGCGGTCGAACACCTTCAGCATAACATGAGGTTGTGCAAATGGAAGCACGGCGGAGGATGGATTCTCAAAATAGATGTCAAAAAGTTCTTTTACTCTATCGACAGGGACATCCTGAAGAGAATCCTTCAAAAGAAAATCAAGGACGAAAAACTTCTCCGGCTCCTTAACAAAATCATTGACTCAAGCCCGGAAGGAGAAAAAGGAATACCGCTCGGGAACGTGACCTCGCAGGACATGGCGAACATCTACCTCGACAAGCTCGACCAGTATTGCGTGAGGTTCCTCAAGGTGAAGTATTACACCCGGTACATGGACGATGTTTGCATCGTGACGCCAACGAAGGAACAGGCCCAGGAGTACCTCAAAAAAATCAAGACGTTCCTTGAGGAGCGACTCGGGCTTGAGACTAACCAAAAGACCAAGATTTTCCCGTTGGAGCAGGGCGTCAATGCCTATGGCTTCAAAATCTGGACGACTCACCGCCTATTGAGGGATAAATCAAAACAGGCGATGAAGCGACGCATTAAGCGTATGGACGAAAAGCAAAAGGCCGGGGAAATGACCAAGAAGGAAGTCGTTCAGGCCGTGAGCTCATGGCTCGGATATGCACGCTGGTCATGCAGCTTCAACCTCTGCAAGAAGATTTTCGCACCATACCCCTATATCAAAGTGGAAGGAGAGATTTATTTTGGCAGAATATCTCGGAACAATCAATCTCGGCGGCCTGTACAAGAGCGGAGTAATCCAACCTCGCCCCACTAA
- the avd gene encoding diversity-generating retroelement protein Avd: protein MLQKKAEIFLDRIYPLLRNFPQSEKFCLCQEIKQACYRVIRNTMMYSALKTDDRIHYLREVDADLKLLLIHFGMARNQKYITQKKAYELQEKISELGRICGGLIKAHYGKK from the coding sequence ATGCTTCAGAAGAAAGCTGAAATCTTCCTTGACAGGATTTATCCCCTTTTGAGGAACTTCCCGCAGTCCGAGAAGTTTTGCCTCTGCCAAGAGATAAAACAGGCATGTTACAGGGTCATCCGAAACACTATGATGTACAGCGCACTCAAGACGGATGACCGCATCCATTACCTCCGGGAGGTGGACGCAGACCTGAAGCTCCTGCTCATTCATTTTGGGATGGCGAGGAATCAGAAGTACATCACCCAAAAGAAAGCCTATGAGCTGCAAGAGAAAATCTCCGAGCTCGGGCGCATATGCGGGGGTCTGATAAAGGCCCACTACGGGAAAAAGTAA
- a CDS encoding baseplate J/gp47 family protein: MIDEKVLDEILPVPDIEKLKEETVAQLKSEGFSITNFSSGGIFYTLLMIVLRIRIELINLLRRVLNNMFVAHAEGIWLKLKAADFGKKQKEALKTQGYVTVTRGEGAEAVRIAKGHVFKTIKDVNGEELRFFVLKDTVLQKGAETVGVLVEAEREGSRYNVPPGQITRSLTHLEGGCTVSNGSDWIVREGSDIEDVESLRERTLRSWSELATRPIAEKYQNACEQVPGVLFVKVNDMHPRGQGTVDIIVTGTAGEATEGLLAQVRAEVDKIIGNYDDVLVKSSTTIEQPVSVTVTIPDTVSDDGIADSVKAAISELLQIRKNRELNELTHADIVHAVKSKVASVRNVKVTVPSEDVFLDSDKVIILGEVSVTVERT, from the coding sequence TTGATTGATGAAAAGGTTCTTGACGAGATTCTTCCCGTCCCGGACATCGAGAAGCTCAAGGAGGAGACGGTCGCGCAGCTTAAAAGCGAGGGCTTCTCAATAACGAACTTCAGCTCGGGCGGCATCTTTTACACCCTCTTGATGATAGTCCTCCGCATCCGCATCGAGCTCATCAACCTCCTCCGCCGTGTGCTCAATAACATGTTTGTCGCTCATGCTGAGGGGATATGGCTCAAGCTCAAAGCGGCGGACTTCGGCAAGAAACAAAAGGAAGCCCTCAAAACGCAAGGCTATGTCACTGTGACAAGGGGAGAAGGCGCGGAGGCCGTTCGCATTGCCAAAGGGCACGTCTTCAAGACCATCAAGGACGTCAACGGCGAGGAGCTCCGATTCTTTGTCCTGAAGGATACCGTCCTTCAGAAGGGCGCGGAGACGGTCGGCGTCCTCGTGGAGGCCGAACGGGAGGGCTCAAGGTACAATGTACCACCCGGGCAGATAACGCGCTCCCTGACGCATTTAGAGGGCGGCTGCACGGTCTCCAATGGTTCTGACTGGATAGTCCGGGAAGGCAGCGACATTGAGGACGTTGAGAGCCTCCGGGAGCGCACCCTCCGCTCGTGGTCTGAGCTTGCCACAAGGCCCATCGCCGAGAAGTATCAAAACGCTTGTGAACAGGTTCCGGGCGTGCTCTTTGTCAAGGTGAACGATATGCACCCGAGAGGTCAAGGAACGGTCGACATCATCGTCACAGGGACGGCGGGAGAAGCGACGGAGGGCCTCCTTGCACAGGTGCGGGCCGAGGTCGACAAGATTATCGGCAACTATGACGACGTGCTCGTGAAGAGCTCTACGACCATAGAGCAGCCTGTCTCCGTAACCGTGACCATCCCGGACACCGTTTCGGATGACGGCATCGCCGACAGCGTGAAGGCTGCTATCTCGGAGCTGCTTCAGATACGGAAAAACCGGGAGCTCAACGAGCTCACTCACGCCGACATCGTCCACGCTGTCAAAAGCAAGGTCGCATCCGTCCGCAATGTCAAGGTTACGGTTCCAAGTGAGGACGTCTTCCTTGACAGCGACAAGGTCATCATCCTCGGTGAGGTATCGGTGACAGTGGAAAGGACGTGA
- a CDS encoding serine/arginine repetitive matrix protein 2: METAELFYPEISVELGKYTFREGVEIEVYSSKDSYFDWAKVRFTRQFKEKLTLDVKEKALIQLGYNGVFDDVFEGYITKPYDSGGYMNEILLKDDMILLEETAINNTFLDATPQEIISFCLAKAGVQKMKLSAAAHPAKARIPIFQKNVVSVINEIHAAWGIAEKFFFSGGVFYWGEKPEQTKVFSFEYGTNIITLNRPGGVWELETVSAPFIKHSHKISVSHPQVSGEFEVKKVVFTTNEAGFIRTYIYF, encoded by the coding sequence GTGGAAACGGCTGAATTATTCTATCCCGAAATCAGCGTAGAGCTCGGGAAATACACCTTCAGGGAAGGCGTAGAAATCGAGGTTTATTCAAGCAAAGACAGTTACTTTGATTGGGCGAAGGTGAGGTTTACCCGGCAGTTCAAAGAGAAGCTCACTCTCGACGTCAAAGAAAAGGCCCTCATCCAGCTCGGTTACAACGGGGTTTTCGACGATGTCTTCGAAGGATATATCACCAAGCCGTATGACAGCGGCGGTTACATGAACGAAATCCTCCTCAAGGACGACATGATTCTCCTTGAGGAAACGGCCATTAACAACACGTTTTTAGATGCGACGCCGCAGGAGATTATCTCCTTTTGCCTCGCAAAGGCCGGGGTTCAGAAGATGAAGCTTTCGGCGGCGGCACATCCGGCAAAGGCGCGAATCCCCATCTTTCAAAAGAACGTGGTCTCGGTCATTAACGAGATACACGCCGCATGGGGAATCGCTGAGAAGTTTTTCTTTTCGGGCGGAGTCTTCTATTGGGGAGAGAAGCCCGAACAAACAAAGGTTTTCTCGTTTGAGTACGGGACGAACATCATCACCCTCAACAGGCCGGGGGGCGTGTGGGAACTCGAAACGGTCTCCGCACCGTTCATCAAGCACTCGCACAAAATAAGCGTTTCACACCCGCAGGTGTCCGGCGAGTTCGAGGTCAAGAAGGTCGTCTTTACTACCAACGAGGCGGGGTTCATCCGCACCTACATCTATTTTTAA